In the Quercus lobata isolate SW786 chromosome 5, ValleyOak3.0 Primary Assembly, whole genome shotgun sequence genome, one interval contains:
- the LOC115991796 gene encoding 50S ribosomal protein HLP, mitochondrial-like → MAASLASKWSRVGRSFLGGLDHKLSGFLSTSHEACSNSFSQQRRTFIQMRTVLKVVDNSGAKKVMCIQALNGKKGARLGDTIVASVKEAHPNGKVKKGKVVYGVVVRAAMQRGRCDCSEVKFDDNVVVLVDKQGQPIGTRVFGPVPHELRKKKHVKILTSAKHIA, encoded by the exons TGGGCCGTTCATTTTTGGGGGGCCTTGACCACAAATTGTCTGGTTTTCTGAGCACATCACATGAGGCATGCAGCAATTCCTTCTCTCAG CAACGAAGGACTTTCATTCAGATGAGGACTGTTCTCAAAGTTGTGGACAACTCGGGGGCAAAAAAGGTGATGTGCATACAAGCTTTGAACGGGAAGAAAGGTGCAAGATTGGGAGATACAATAGTTGCATCAGTCAAGGAAGCCCATCCAAATGGAAAAGTCAAGAAAGGAAAGGTTGTGTATGGTGTGGTTGTGCGTGCTGCCATGCAACGCGGTCGTTGCGATTGTAGTGAGGTGAAGTTTGATGATAATGTTGTGGTACTTGTTGACAAGCAAGGCCAGCCTATTGGCACCAGAGTTTTTGGGCCTGTCCCTCATGAGTTGAGGAAGAAAAAGCATGTCAAGATTCTTACTTCGGCCAAGCATATTGCATGA